CCAGTTCAAAGGCCTTGGTTTAGATCGACAGCTACAGCATCAGCAGCAAGTGCAACTTCACCAGCATCaactccagcagcagcagcagcagcaggctgaGTCTTCTGGAGCTCTTCTGTCTGGACTTGGCTTGGGCCCCCTGCAGGGGTCAAGAGGTAACGCCTTTTCTGATTCTGCCTCCATTTTTGCCAAGATGAGTGCCCCTCCTCCCCCACCTTTACAACAACAGCCTTCCTCATCTCAGACCTCTCGCTCAAAGTCAAGCAAGATGAGCAACAGCTCGAGTCATTCTTCAGGCTACCCGCAGTTCCTGCGCTCTTTCCACCCGTCTGAGGCAGCACTAGCACAGGAGCAGTTACACCCAGGCGTAGGCCGCTTTGAGCACTTTACCGGGGGAAATGGCAGTAGTGGGAGTGCTGGGGGATTAGGAGGATTAGTAACATCAGCACCTCCACCCCCTCCTCTGCATCCCGGGCTCTCTGTCCCCCAGGCATCACCTGGcccctcctcttcttctccctCTCCATCAACATCTGTGGCCACCTCTAACAACCCTTCTAGCAGCAGTGCAGTCAGCTCTTTGGGACACCAGTTGGTTGGAGCCCAGTCTGATGCACGGAGCCTTCATCAACAGTTTAGTTGCATGCTAGCTGCTAATCAATATTTTCTTTCTGGTGTGCCTGCTAATGCTAGCTTAGAACAATTTCTAGTTCAACAGGGAACTCATAACCACTTAGGGATTGGGTTAAGTCAGACAGGTGGGGAGCCTAGTTCTAGTCTCGCACCACCTCCTGGTTTGCACTCTTCGCACTCACACAGCCACTCCACTCCCCAGCCCCAGCAGCCTACCCAGCAGCCGCcccaacagcagcagcttccACCTCACTCCCTTTCCCATCCTCACACTCATTCTCATCCTCACCACCCTCTCCACCCAGGCTCCCAGGCTTCATCACTGGGTGGCTTTGACTTCCAGGGCATTCCTGTACTCTCATCAAATCAGATAGCTTCACTGATGCAGCAGGAAGCAGGTTTGCCCCTACCCTTACCTCTTCACTTATCTTTATCGAAGGAAGATGGTAAAGGGGAAAGCAGCGGAGGCGGAAGTAGCggtagtagtagcagtagtagtaggaGGAAGAAAGCCATGGCCGGTTATTTGCCTCAAAGAAAATCTGATAGTGGTAATAATAGCAGTAGCAGCCATGCTCACAGTAGCAACAGTGGTAATCCAAGCACTACTAGTGGTAATGGGGGACTAGGTCACGGCCAACCCCCAGCTTTAATTGGTAGTGGGGTTGGTATGACAAATATGGGCGGAGATCCATCATCCCTTCTTGCCTCTTCATCCTCATCCTCATCAGTagtctcttcttcctcctcctctgctcccTCTTCCACTGCTGCTTCAGTCCTGGTTACTAATGATTCTCAGCTTTCTAAATCTGATAACCAGAGCTCAATGCAACCCAACACTTCAGAGTCCGATACAGAGCCCATTTATAGCTGTGGAGATTGTGGCAAAAGCTTCCCTCACCTATCAAGCCTTCGCAGGCATATGCGCATGCATGAGCCAACCACAGCAGGTACTAGCAATACTGCCACTACAGGCCCAAACCCTGTTTACATTAAAGCTCAGTCTGACCCAAGCCTTCCCCATTCGACCCAAGAAACTCCCCAACCCTCGTCAAATTCTTGTCCTAGCCCAGACAAAATATTTCATTGCCCCGATTGTGGCAAAGGCTTTAAGAAAAAGGGGCATCTGCTGCAACATGGAGTTATACACTCTTCAGCCCGCCCATATGGTTGTTCCACCTGCTCTCGGGCTTTTAATCGTAGAGAGTCACTGACACGTCATGAGAAGATTCATGAGGAAAAGCCATTCCGATGTCCTGCCTGTGGTCGTGCCTTCCGAGAGAGCACCTCTCTTCTCAACCATGCTGCCTCAGGCACCTGCGGCAAGCCAGGTAGGGGACCCAAACACCGGGGCAGCAAGACAGGAACTGATGGTGAGGACAGAGTCGAGGGAGGGGGTGGAGGAGGTAATGGAGGAGGGGGAACTTATCAAAGCAATAGAGGGGTTATTTATGGGAAAACTGAGGAAGAGGATGGTGTAATCATTGTGAGTGAAGGAGAACCTAAAACAGGTTTAGGATGTGATGGTCTGTTTCAATCTGGAAGGGGAGGGAATTCAAATGACAGGGACAGAACAGATGGTAAATACCCCACTGACTACTCTCGGAATCGTTACACAGGCTACCATGATGACCACCGTTCTCAAGGTAACCCATCTCCATGCTACTCTGGTGCTTCCCCCTGTGGAAGTGGAATGGCCGGCCCAGCTCTGAGAAAGGCTCCCTTGGCACCAACTCTACATCCACACTCACAGAGCCACAACCAGCACCACCATCCACAGCAACAGCCCCACCTGCCACTCTCTTCTCTTCTGGATGACACAGAGGATGATGTCACTAGCTCTGTCAATAATGCAATCTCTGCAATAACAGCAGCTAGCAACAGCGGAAATAGAGGGGATGATAGGGGAGACATAATAGGAGGTCTGCTAGGTGGTCTTGGTTTAGGACCTCTAGGCTCACCTTCCTCCACGTCTGGCATGGATAAGAATTTCCGAAGTGGTGGGAGCCAAGAGGCTATGAGCAGCAACCCACAGAATCCTTCTACTAAACCAAAACGCCCTCGCAAACCAAGAGCTAAAAAAGATCCTGCAGCTGGTGGACAGCCCCCAAAACGTAGGCAGTACACCCCCAGAATGGGGCCCAGCGGGCTCCCACGCACTCACCTTTGCAGTGTCTGTGGCAAGGGGTTTGCACGCCGCGAGACTCTGCGCAGGCACGACCGCATCCATACCGGTGAAAAGCCCCACCATTGCACCatatgtggaaaatatttcagaGAGGCTTTTCACCTCAGCAAGCATCAGACAGTCCACTCTGGTGCCAAGAATTACAAATGCACAATCTGCGGGAAAGAGTTTGGTTACTCCCAGAGCCTTAGGAGGCACAGCAAACTCCACCAGAAAGGGGAGCTGGAAGAGGTACCCACAACACCAGCTCCAGAGAGCCTCAACAGTTTTAACCCAAATACTCAATGTAGCGTGGCGCAAGACAGGAGCCAGAACCCAGCACCAAGCACCTCTTCCTACTACCCCTACTCTCAAGACGTCAAGCCTCAAGACTCCAACTCTCAACCACAGCCTCCACCCCCACCCCAATCGCAACCTCCACCGCAGCCTCGACTCTACACCTGTGCTATATGCTGGAAGTCCTACCGTCATCACTTCCAGCTATCTGCCCATCACCAGATGGTTCATGAAGGTGGGGGTGACAAGTTCTTCTCCTGCGAGGTATGCGGGAAACAGTTTGCCTACTCAAATAGCCTCACTCGCCACAGGCAGTCTCAGCATGGGATTACCCGCGCTGAACAGTCTAACCCACAAGAAGGCAGCAGTGGGTCTGGAGAAAACAGAGGTGGGAGTGATGTTAATCAGTCAGCTTCTGAAAGTGAGGCTGCCACCAACGCCCTGCTTCAGATGGCTCCATCTACTGAAGGCCACGGAGGGCAGGGTCTAAGCGTTGTCACTCACAGTCACCAGCAACCACCTCCGCAACCACCATCTGGTTACTCCCCCCTCTTTTATGATGCTGCAACAGCCCAGTCCTCCAACTCCAGTGCTTCATCTTACTCTCAGCCTCTCCCCCCCAACTCCACAATCATGCCCCCACAGCATCCGCATTCCCCTGCTGGAGTGAAGGGAGAGCACATTTATCCAGCCGGATCCCGTAGCCGCACGCTTCACACCACCGCCCCATTCCAGCCCCTCACGGAACTGCCCTCCACTGAACATCACCATCTGCATCACCATCATCACCTCTCCCACCATCATCCCCATCATCAGTTAGACACCCAGTCCCACCAACACTTTGAGTGCAACATCCCTCTGGCCCACGATGAAATGAGACgccacaagaagaaaaaaaaaaagtccgaCAACAGAGAATGGAGGGAAAATAACTGGGAATCCCAGGATGTAGTGAGATTTGATGGAGTCAAACGGAAGAAAAAGATAAGCTGTACAATAAGAGGGCAGCAGAGTAAGAAACAAGGCTCTCTTCGTTTGACGATTAGGCGAGGAGGAGGATCTGGTGGTGGTGGGTATAGGCTTATCAACACTGGAGGAATGAAGGTACAGATCCTGTCATCTCTCCAAGTTCCAGTGAAACGGTTCGGATGTCCCATATGCCCCAATTCTGTGTTTTCCCGCAAAGCGGGGTTGCTGATCCACATGGCAGTTAAACACCCACGAAAGGCCTTGAGCACTCAGGAGCGGCTGAGGTGCAGTGTGTGTGGGAAGCAGTCTTACAGGCCtttgacagccttcatccatcGAGCCTCCCATCGTGCCAGAGGGACTTTCTCCTGCCGTTATTGCACCGCTCGCTTCTGGAACGCTACACTTCTTCACAGGCACAAAGCGTCCTGCCACTGCAGGGCTAAAAGACTGCAGAGAGGAGATGCTAAGAGACTGAAGCTTTCGAAGAGACCCGGAGAAAAACAGATACACGACAGTCATGAGGAGATGCCATTCTTACAGGGACAGTACGGATTCTGATTCTGGTTTCTAAAAAAAATGGCATACAAGAAGGATTTTTGTTGCTCAGTTCTAAAATAGGAAAATGAGAGGTAAAAAAGGGACTGGCAACGGCATCTACTGCCTCTAGGAGAATTTGCCTCTTTTTTCAGTTGCATCTACTCTGGTATTAGAATGAGTGTGTTAACTACTGTAGAACATTATATTAAATATCACCAGAGATTCTTCCAGGTTATATTGGAAGGTGTTCGAAGGTGTTTTCAAAGACGTGACTGTTTCCATAGGATCATTAATTAACCCCTTAAGTGCATTGACACTATGCTTGGCTGACACTGTGCAGTTATCTAGACAAGTTTGGTGAAATGACCTGCTAATGTATTTCCCCCCTACACAACTAAAGTTCCCTGCTACACCTCTTGCTGTATGATAACATCTCTACTCTGTATTTTGTCTTGTTGTTGTTCACTTAGAGGCTCtaaggagtttttttttatgtaaagtgCATTTATTAGGAGTAGGGACATGGGGACAAAGAACTTTTTTGTTATAGTATGTCAGTGCATGTTTGTTCTCTGGTCAAGTTTTTGCTGAGGTTGTGAAATCACTCCTGCAATATGTGATGGTTTATTCAGTATATCCCCAAAAGTTTGTAGTGTAAACTTGATTTGAGAGTTGCCCCTATATTCCTTAGTGATTTAATCACATATAgatgaaatgtaaatttttggTAATTAGCATTACAGTGATCCCTCTCCTGCCAAAATGAAGAAGCCTTGCTTATGGTGTTCACTTTACTTCACTTATTTGAGGATATTCCTAGCTTTTATACCACAGGATTAAAAACAGGTTAAGCAAATCAACTGTAACATGTTAATCTCATGTTATTTTTATGCTCTTTTAGCAGTGATTGTTTCTACAGTACTTCTTAAAGGTGTGTTAAAAACAAGGACCTATCATGTTAGAAACAAATGTAATATTCCATGTATTTGTGTGTAACCCAATCAATCTTCATGCCAGTCTTCTACTTACCCCcttatacattttaatttttgctGATCTGCAATCATGTTATCACTGTCAAGCCttgcatttctttctttctttctttctttctttctttctttctttctttcgaAATAAGTTTTGAAGTACATCATGTCACTTTATTCACATATGACATGTTCATACCCCTGtcaaggtttttgttttattctaaagGAAAGAAATTCTAGTTTTAGTAGATTTCTATCACATTATTTACTGAGAAGTCAGTAGTTGATTATATTTCAGCAATGAATAAACCTTAAGTGtaagcatttgtttttcttttatttctacaaACAATATCAAGAGTATAGTACAATATAAAGGGTGTAACTTAACCAAAATTAGCATTGAcgtttgagatttttatttagatATATGTAAAATGTGAGTTCTTAATTTTTAATCCCTTCAATGAGTTATCAGGATGTGGTTACTATAACAATAAAttccattaaaatgtttattgcttgaGGATAGTTAATAGTTTTCAAAAATCAAATTTGACACTTGTGTTATATCAGTCCAGTTGTGCATTTTCTGTATCCGCTTAATCCTTGCAGGGCCTCTGGTGGCTGTCTGCAGCATGCAGTGGGCGAGTAATGTTGGTCACTAATCCATCACAGGACTAGTGTTATACTGGTGCATCTTAATAAGTTGGAATATCATAGAACacttaatttgtttcagtaattcaatttgcAATGTGAAACCCTTATATAGAATTATTACATGGAGTAGTGTATTTtaaggtactcgtactcgtcgtcttccactttatccgggtcgcgggggcatcagactcagcagagacgtccagacgtccctctccccagacacctcctccagctcctctaggtggagcccaaggcgttcccaggccagccgagagacatagtccctccagcgtgtcctgggccgtcccctgggcctcctcccggtgggacgtgcctggaacacctcccgaggaaggcgtccaggaggcatccggtatagatgcccgagccacctcaactggctcctctcgatgtggaggagcagcggctctactccgagctcctcccggatggccgagctcctcaccctatctctaagggagtgctcggccaccctacagaggaagctcatttcagccgcttgtatccgggatctagttctttcggtcatgacccaaagttcatggccataggtgagggtaggaacgtagaccgaccggtaaatcgagagctttgcttttcggctcagctctctcttcaccacaacggaccggcacagtgcccccattactgtggcagccgcaccgatccatctgtcaatatcccgctccattcttccctcatcgtgaacaagaccccgagatacttgaactcctccacttgaggcaggaactcccctccaacctgaagaggacaagccacccttttccggtcgagaaccatggcctcggacttggaggagctgatcttcatcccagccgcttcacactcggctgcgaaccgccacagcgcatgttgtaggtcttggctagagggggccagcaggaccacgtcatctgcaaaaagaagagacgaaatccactggtccccaaaccagaccccctccagcccttggctgcgtctagaaatcctgtccataaaagttatgcaCAGGACtgatgacaaagggcagccctgccggagtccaacatgcactgggaacaagtccgacttactgccggcaatgcgaaccaaactcctgctccgctcatacagcccctagtaaagggtccccgattccatactcctggagcaccgcCCGCAGGGCATCACgggggacacagttgaatgccttctccaggtccacaaaacacatgtgaactggttgggcaaactcccatttTAAGGtgtgtatttttaattttttagatCATGGCTTGCAGCCATGTAAGATGGGTCTGTTGAAAATCCAACCATTTTCAGAAAAGTTTTATATTACAGaggaacaacaaaataaaaactattcttAAAACTGAAATTTCAACCTAATGAACAATATCTTCATGTAATTTATAGTATATGCACTAGGCACTTGGTCAAGGTTCCCTTGGCATGAATTACTACAGCAATGCAGCAGGGCATGGATCCAGCTGTGGCTCTGCCGAGGAAACCAAGGTTGTTTTAATGGCGGGCTtcagctcgtctgcattgttggctctggAATCTAATCTTCCTCTTAACAATATTAAATAGGGGTAGATTAGGTCAAGTAGGTTCCATGTTGTTAActttccactgtgtttttcttccactcgactttccattaatattctTGGATATTTCAGTCTTTGCTTCTTTAGCAGTGACCTTTTGTTGCTTACTCTCCTTGTtaagggtgtcagtgactgtctctTGGACAGTTGTCAAGTCAGTCTTGCCCAGGATTGTGTAGGCTATAACATAAACATAACATTCCTGTATTGaaccattatttaaataataagacTGCAAGCTATAACAATCAAAATTGACCAATGTTTAGAATGTATTATTCTTTGTGtgacaaatatgtaaaatatggGTTTCATTCTTTGAACTGAACTATTGATAAAACTGATGATATTCCAATTTCTGAGACGCACCTTTACATTCTGAAAATAAATGGCTCTTACTTGTGGCACCACAAGATGGCAGTAAGCAACTCGTTATACTGAACTTGGCCTGGTCGGGATGAGGGGGGCGGTCACATGGATGCAACTGTGATAGGAGAGGACTGGTGAGGTTGGGTGCTGATCAAGTATGTGAATGATGTGGCTGTTTTTGTTTACTGCAAGGTTAATGCCACAGAGTAAGCCGAAAATCTAGCAGTGACATGAAAGACATATTTAAGACATTAAATAAAACGACACAACATAGTTGTTTTGTACCTCGTACTTTCATTAAGTTATTTGAGTTATTTGGTTTATGCAGCAACAAAGTTGAGTTTTGTATTAAATTTACCTTGCTTGCAATCAAAACATACAGCATTATTGAACTCAGTGTAAGAATACTGATATTGACTTGTCTTTAATCTACGTGAACCTCTGCATGAGTCAGGAGGAAGACAGGTGAATTCCTGTGGCACGCTTTGTTTTCGTACGCGCTTTGCTATGTACAGTAGACGAGACAAACCCTCCCGCTTTCCTTCCATCCTCCCGACTGGTCTCACGCGGCAGTGGCATGCAGGCGGGGGGGGAATCCGAGCGGGCGGGTTTGTTCGACCTATTTCTGGCCAATGGCTCAGTCTTTGGGGGCGGGGCAACCGCTCTATTAGGCCAATCGGAGCCCGGAGCGCGCGAGGACTAGGCTCGCTCTTCGCGTGTCTGACCCACGTGAGCTAGAACAGCTATTGTACGCCGGCAGGCAACGTGCAGGAGCGTTCCCTCCgtctgaaaaaaacagcacactCACGTTTTCCGTGGATTACAAGGGAAACTGGAAAAGTCGTACAGCTGTGACCAACCGGTACATAGGAGGAAAACCTAATTCAGCAACATTAAACCAAATTCTCGAATGTGGAGGCTTTACAACACAAatgtagtttttctttaaaatccaCACTAAGAAACAAAATATGCCCCATACTAAAACTGATTATAAATTTACTGCTACAAAAacgagaaaaacacaaaacaaactaaGTCACGCTATCTGTACCTgtcaaacaaaagaaatgtatGGCAAGCTGATTTATCATATAACAACTTGACAGGCTCTACAAAGCAGATGTGAATGTTACAGTTCAACCTGTTCAACAAGAACATTCGTACATGCCCTATCCACAATCAGAATTAAAAATATGTGTacatttaattagtttttatagttttttttaaagggagaGTGTGCATTGTTAAACTAGTAAATGCATCCAGTTTAGCTAACACGCTAGATTTATCACTCTTAAACAACATTCTTGaggagacattttttttttactgcgctgctgttttatatattttagtcaTTTCATACCTATgtacttaaatcattcagtttatttttcattgtcattaaatattttcattaattGAGATAAATTGTCACACAGATGCTCAACTCttatgttacatttattttgcattgtcacctattttcatttattttacgtCTGATCCCCATTTACAAAATGTCCCCCTGTTGGGTATAAAATGTCCCGAGATAGAAGTTATCATTTAGTACTTGAGAGGTTGACCACGAAGCAATCAAAATCACAAAGGTACAAACTGGAAAAGGGGTATAATGAGCAGCAACCATTGGTATAAAATAGCAAGAAGTAGTTTTCTCCAATCTGAATTGTGGAAATAAAGTTGAATGActccaaataataataataataataatatctacAGGTGGGTCCAAGAACTATTTTGGTTAGACCACTAGTGATAATCTCTCAGTTCTATAAGTTAGCTGTCCCAAATGGTGATCAGAATCAATGGCAACAGGTGTGGATGAAGAATCTTtggaaaataatataatataaaatctaatctgaattaaatttgtttgagatttctgcattttaatgattatttaaattgtatCGTTATAAAAACACTCGGAAATAGGGCCTTTTGCAGGACATATCCCAACAGGACCATTATGACATTACATTTCACTGAAATAGATGATGAT
This genomic stretch from Girardinichthys multiradiatus isolate DD_20200921_A chromosome 3, DD_fGirMul_XY1, whole genome shotgun sequence harbors:
- the si:dkeyp-69b9.6 gene encoding uncharacterized protein si:dkeyp-69b9.6 isoform X1, which gives rise to MFQFGKYNLDIIEMLSGHQAHQFKGLGLDRQLQHQQQVQLHQHQLQQQQQQQAESSGALLSGLGLGPLQGSRGNAFSDSASIFAKMSAPPPPPLQQQPSSSQTSRSKSSKMSNSSSHSSGYPQFLRSFHPSEAALAQEQLHPGVGRFEHFTGGNGSSGSAGGLGGLVTSAPPPPPLHPGLSVPQASPGPSSSSPSPSTSVATSNNPSSSSAVSSLGHQLVGAQSDARSLHQQFSCMLAANQYFLSGVPANASLEQFLVQQGTHNHLGIGLSQTGGEPSSSLAPPPGLHSSHSHSHSTPQPQQPTQQPPQQQQLPPHSLSHPHTHSHPHHPLHPGSQASSLGGFDFQGIPVLSSNQIASLMQQEAGLPLPLPLHLSLSKEDGKGESSGGGSSGSSSSSSRRKKAMAGYLPQRKSDSGNNSSSSHAHSSNSGNPSTTSGNGGLGHGQPPALIGSGVGMTNMGGDPSSLLASSSSSSSVVSSSSSSAPSSTAASVLVTNDSQLSKSDNQSSMQPNTSESDTEPIYSCGDCGKSFPHLSSLRRHMRMHEPTTAGTSNTATTGPNPVYIKAQSDPSLPHSTQETPQPSSNSCPSPDKIFHCPDCGKGFKKKGHLLQHGVIHSSARPYGCSTCSRAFNRRESLTRHEKIHEEKPFRCPACGRAFRESTSLLNHAASGTCGKPGRGPKHRGSKTGTDGEDRVEGGGGGGNGGGGTYQSNRGVIYGKTEEEDGVIIVSEGEPKTGLGCDGLFQSGRGGNSNDRDRTDGKYPTDYSRNRYTGYHDDHRSQGNPSPCYSGASPCGSGMAGPALRKAPLAPTLHPHSQSHNQHHHPQQQPHLPLSSLLDDTEDDVTSSVNNAISAITAASNSGNRGDDRGDIIGGLLGGLGLGPLGSPSSTSGMDKNFRSGGSQEAMSSNPQNPSTKPKRPRKPRAKKDPAAGGQPPKRRQYTPRMGPSGLPRTHLCSVCGKGFARRETLRRHDRIHTGEKPHHCTICGKYFREAFHLSKHQTVHSGAKNYKCTICGKEFGYSQSLRRHSKLHQKGELEEVPTTPAPESLNSFNPNTQCSVAQDRSQNPAPSTSSYYPYSQDVKPQDSNSQPQPPPPPQSQPPPQPRLYTCAICWKSYRHHFQLSAHHQMVHEGGGDKFFSCEVCGKQFAYSNSLTRHRQSQHGITRAEQSNPQEGSSGSGENRGGSDVNQSASESEAATNALLQMAPSTEGHGGQGLSVVTHSHQQPPPQPPSGYSPLFYDAATAQSSNSSASSYSQPLPPNSTIMPPQHPHSPAGVKGEHIYPAGSRSRTLHTTAPFQPLTELPSTEHHHLHHHHHLSHHHPHHQLDTQSHQHFECNIPLAHDEMRRHKKKKKKSDNREWRENNWESQDVVRFDGVKRKKKISCTIRGQQSKKQGSLRLTIRRGGGSGGGGYRLINTGGMKVQILSSLQVPVKRFGCPICPNSVFSRKAGLLIHMAVKHPRKALSTQERLRCSVCGKQSYRPLTAFIHRASHRARGTFSCRYCTARFWNATLLHRHKASCHCRAKRLQRGDAKRLKLSKRPGEKQIHDSHEEMPFLQGQYGF
- the si:dkeyp-69b9.6 gene encoding zinc finger protein 865 isoform X2; its protein translation is MFQFGKYNLDIIEMLSGHQAHQFKGLGLDRQLQHQQQVQLHQHQLQQQQQQQAESSGALLSGLGLGPLQGSRGYHDDHRSQGNPSPCYSGASPCGSGMAGPALRKAPLAPTLHPHSQSHNQHHHPQQQPHLPLSSLLDDTEDDVTSSVNNAISAITAASNSGNRGDDRGDIIGGLLGGLGLGPLGSPSSTSGMDKNFRSGGSQEAMSSNPQNPSTKPKRPRKPRAKKDPAAGGQPPKRRQYTPRMGPSGLPRTHLCSVCGKGFARRETLRRHDRIHTGEKPHHCTICGKYFREAFHLSKHQTVHSGAKNYKCTICGKEFGYSQSLRRHSKLHQKGELEEVPTTPAPESLNSFNPNTQCSVAQDRSQNPAPSTSSYYPYSQDVKPQDSNSQPQPPPPPQSQPPPQPRLYTCAICWKSYRHHFQLSAHHQMVHEGGGDKFFSCEVCGKQFAYSNSLTRHRQSQHGITRAEQSNPQEGSSGSGENRGGSDVNQSASESEAATNALLQMAPSTEGHGGQGLSVVTHSHQQPPPQPPSGYSPLFYDAATAQSSNSSASSYSQPLPPNSTIMPPQHPHSPAGVKGEHIYPAGSRSRTLHTTAPFQPLTELPSTEHHHLHHHHHLSHHHPHHQLDTQSHQHFECNIPLAHDEMRRHKKKKKKSDNREWRENNWESQDVVRFDGVKRKKKISCTIRGQQSKKQGSLRLTIRRGGGSGGGGYRLINTGGMKVQILSSLQVPVKRFGCPICPNSVFSRKAGLLIHMAVKHPRKALSTQERLRCSVCGKQSYRPLTAFIHRASHRARGTFSCRYCTARFWNATLLHRHKASCHCRAKRLQRGDAKRLKLSKRPGEKQIHDSHEEMPFLQGQYGF